A region of Vitis vinifera cultivar Pinot Noir 40024 chromosome 13, ASM3070453v1 DNA encodes the following proteins:
- the LOC132254959 gene encoding 7-deoxyloganetic acid glucosyltransferase-like has translation MDSPHVFIFPFPLKLTELLCLGGLQVTFLNSNSNYHRLLCYSSSILDRFTRYPGFRFETISDGLPMEHPRTDHKDIFDGLRTTTKPLFREKMISWCQSSETHPPVTCIIADGILTFAIDVADEVGVPIIIFRTASACSFWAYFSLDQLIEAGEFPFKGTSFFPSPAYCLFFCYIYKLHG, from the coding sequence ATGGACTCTCCCCATGTCTTCATCTTCCCTTTTCCCCTTAAACTCACCGAACTTCTCTGCCTTGGAGGCCTCCAAGTCACCTTCCTTAATTCCAATTCTAATTACCACCGTCTTCTCTGTTACTCCAGTAGTATTCTGGACAGATTCACCCGCTATCCCGGCTTCCGTTTTGAAACAATATCTGATGGGCTTCCGATGGAGCACCCGCGCACCGACCACAAGGATATCTTCGACGGACTCAGAACTACAACCAAACCACTTTTCAGGGAGAAGATGATTTCGTGGTGTCAGAGTTCTGAAACCCACCCACCGGTGACCTGCATCATAGCAGATGGGATCCTGACTTTTGCTATTGATGTTGCTGACGAAGTGGGAGTTCCCATTATTATTTTCCGTACTGCAAGTGCTTGTTCCTTCTGGGCATATTTCTCTTTAGATCAACTCATTGAAGCTGGCGAATTCCCCTTCAAAGGTacctctttttttccttccccTGCTTATTGTCTTTTCTTTTGCTACATCTACAAATTACATGGTTAA